DNA from Asanoa sp. WMMD1127:
GTTGATGCCGTGCCCGTATTGCGGCGCCGGCCAGAACTCGATCTCCTGGAAGAAGGGGAGGGTCTGGTGCACGCCGTGGATGCGGCCGTATTCCAGGTCGGCGTGCTTGAAGCGGAAGCCGAGGCGGGCGAACGCCTCGAGGATGCGCTCCTGCACCGGCAGCGGGTGCACCGCGACCGGGTCGAGGTCGCCCTTGTCGACGGCGCGGTCGATGGCGACCTCGGTGCGCAGGCCCATCGTCATGCCGCGCAGGCGCTGACCGTAGACGTCGGTGACCGGGGTCTCCCACGGCATGTCGACCTGGAACGGGATGGACAGCTGCTGGCCGGCGGCGAGCTTGGTGCGGCCGGCGACCGCGGTGCGGTGGAACTCGCCGACGGCGCCGTGGTCGCCGTGGCCGGTCTCGACCTCGATGCGGGTGACCAGGCCGAGCGTGATGTGCGCGAGATCCACGTCGCTGGTGCCACCGGTCAGGTTGACCTGGCCGGTCAGCGGGAGGCCCGGGCGGGTGTTGGGATTGGACAGCACCGTGTCGACGCTGGGCCCGCCGACCCCGAGGGCGCCCAACATCTTCTTGAAAACCACGTCGTTCTCCTGGTGTCGACATCCGGGTCCGCCACGACTCTCCACATCGGAGAGTGCGCGCCGTCGGAGGAACGTACCAGGCGAATCTGACAGTTCGCTGAGAGTGACCGGTGCGTCAGTAGCGGTCGAGCTCGCTGGCCGGCGCCATCACGATGCGTGGCTTGGCCGCCGGGTCGAGCCAGCGGAGCACCTTGACGAGGTCGGACTCGGAGATCGCGACGCAGCCCGCGGTCGAGCGGCCGACGGACACGTGCAGGAAGATGCCGCTGCCGCGCGGCGGGTCGTCCTTGACCACCGGGATGTTGTAGTTGATCACCGCGAAGTAGTGGTATTGCGGCGCGATCTCCCAGAGAGCCTCGCTGGCGCCGCCAGGGTCGGCGCCGTGGAAGAACGTGTTGTAGCCGGCGGTGTCCGGGTTCTCGTTCCACCAGTCGTTCTCGACCAGCTTGTGGTAGCCGTAGCGGACGCCGGGGTTCGTCCTGATGCCGTACATCGTGGTGCCGATGCTGTAGACGCCCGTGGGTGTGCCCACGTCGCCTTCGGTCTTGTTGTCGGTGAAGCCGTTGCCGCCCAGCCGGGCCGGCATCAGGTCGAACGCGGGAGTCCACCCGCCGGAGCGCTTGCTGAACGCCTGCAACGTGCCCGTGCTGGTGTCGAAGCCGTTGGCCTTGACCACGATCACCTGGGTGGTGTCGGCGGGCAGCGTGCGCAACCGGGACGCGTCGTTGGCCGGCAGATGGACGTCGTTGCCGCCGGGGCGGGCGCCGCTCGGCCAGCTGGTCGGCTTGGGCTTCGACCTCGGTGTCGCGGTCGGGGTGGCGCCGGGCGTGGCCAGCAGCTCGGCGCGCCGGGCGAGCTGGTCGCGGGCGGCCTGGGGAGCATCGGCGGCGTTGCCGCCGGGCTTACCCGGTCGCTGCTCGGCGCCGGTGCGCTCGGCCGGCACGGCGCCGCACGCCGTCAGCGCGAACAACAGCAGGACTGCCAGCGTCGACCGCCGCAGTGTGCTCACTCCGGACCCCGATCCGTATCGTATGGACGATGGCGCGCTGGAAACCCTACCGGCTGGCGGCGCTGGCCGTGGTCCTGGTCGTCGCGGGCTGCGGAGCACGACCGGCTGAACCCGCGGTGTGGTCGCCCGCGCCGGTTTCGCCCTCCCCGTCGCTGTCGCCCTCCGCGCCGGCGGCCCGCGCGGCGCCGACGGCGGTGTTCGCGGCCGCGTCCACCCGCGTCACCGCCGCTGACCTGGGCAAGAGCTGGCGCGCGGGCTGCCCCGTCGGGCCGGCGAGCCTGCGGCTGGTGCGGCTGACCTACTGGGGTTTCGACGGCCAGCCCCACGTCGGCGGGATCGTCGTGCACAAGGACGTGGCGGCCGACGTGACCACGGTGTTCGGGACGCTGTTCGCCAAGCGGTTCCCGATCCGCCGGCTCGAGCCGGTCAGCGAGTACGGCGGCAGCGACGACAGGTCGATGGCGGCCGACAACACGTCGGCGTTCAACTGCCGCAACGCGGTCTCCTCGGGGGCGCCGTCGTGGTCGGTGCACGCGTACGGCAAGGCGATCGACGTCAACCCGGTCGAGAACCCGTACCTGTTCGGTGACGAGGTGTTGCCGCCCGAGGGGCGTGCCTTCGTCGACCGCTCCCGCTATCGCCCCGGCATGGCGGTCAAGGACGGCGTCCTGGTCAAGGCGTTCGCGGCGGTGGGCTGGAAGTGGAACGTCGGCGGCGACAACCCCGACTACCAGCACTTCAGCACGAGCGGCCGGTGACGCGCTTCATCGAGACGTAGTGCGTGAACCCGGCGCGGCCGGCGAAGCGCACCCGGCGGCGGCGGTACTCCGCGAAGCCTAGCTTGCGGTAGAGGGACAGGGCGGGCTCGTTGGTGTCCTTGATGTCCTCGAGCACGAACTCCCGGTGGCCCGGCAGCGCGAGCAGGTGGCGCAGCAGCGCGGTGGCGACACCGCGGCCCTGGTGGGCCGGCGCGGTCGCGACGAAACCGATCTCCGTCGGGAAGTCCGGCGGCCGCGGTCGCATGAACTGGGTACGGATGATCTGGTGCGTCACCGTGCCGCGGACGAGGCCCAGGTGGCGGCGGATGTCGGACGCCGACGGCGCGAAGATCTGCTCGCCGGGGCTCGTCAGCGTCGCGACGCCGGCCGGCTCGCCGTCGACCCGCGCCACGTGGAAGCGCTCGAGGATCAGCATCGGGGCGAAGACGTCGGTGAGTGTCGTCTCGTCGCGGGAGAAGGAGGCGAAGTCGTCGGCGAACCCGCTGACCAGGACCTCGGCGACCCGGCGGCGGAAGGGCTCACCGAGCGCGTCCGCGCGGGTGACCTCGATCATCAATGCCTCCGGTCTCCGATCGTACGCCCGCCGTGGCACGATCCGTTGGTGGACATCCGCCGGCTCGCCGCGGTCGACATGCACGGGTCGGCCGGCGCCTCGTGGCGGCGGTGGGTCATCCTGGCCGAGTTCCTGCTCGGGGTGGTCGGCGGGCTGGCGCTCGGCTTCTTCGTCATCCTCTCGGCCGACGGCGGCCCGGGCCGGACCGTCTTCGGCGCATGGCTGCTCGGGGTCGCGCTCAACTACGCGCCGCTGGCGGCGCACGCGCTGTCGCTCATCCGGCCGGGCGCGCTCGAGCGGGAGCTGGCCGGCGTCGACGTGCCCGCCGCGTTGCGTCACTACACGACCCGGCAGTTCGCCGTGCTCGTGCCGTTGTTGTTCGTGGTGTGGGAGGTCAGGCGGCGGCTGTGACCATTGTGGAGCTTCGGCAGTACACGCTCGTGCCCGGCGGCCGCGACACCCTCGTGGCGCTCTTCGACCGGCATTTCGTCGACTCGCAGGAGGCGGCCGGGATGCGGATCGTCGGCCAGTTCCGTGACCTCGACCGGGCGGACCGGTTCGTGTGGGTCCGCTCCTTCCCGTCGATGGCGCAGCGGCACGCGGCCCTGACCGCGTTCTACTCTGGGCCGGTCTGGGCGGAGCACCGCGACGCCGCCAACGCCACGATGCTCGACGTCGACGACGTGCTGCTGATGCGCGCGATCCAGCCGTTCGGCGGCGGCGGCGCCGGCCTCGTCGTGGCGGGCCTCTGCCCCCTCGCCCGCGTGGACTACGCGGACCACTTCGAACAGAAGGTACGGCCGTCCCTCGGCGAGGTGATCGCGACCTGCCAGACGATCCACGAGCCGAACACCTATCCCGCGCTGCCGGTGCGCGAGGGCGAGGACGTCTTCGTGTGGTTCGCCAGCGTCGAACCCGCCGCCGTCGACGACTTCGCGGCGCGGGTGGCCGCGCTCGACGGCGACGGGTTGAGCGGGCCGGTGCGGCTGCTGCGGCTGGCGCCGACTCCCGGATCCAGGCTCCGCTGACAGCTCGGCCGTCAGGCGTCCCGGAGGCGGAGGAGCAGGCCGCCCAACAGGAGCGACGCGACGGACCACAGGGCCAGCACGCCCAGGCCCGGCCAGGGACCGACGGGCAGGCTCGGCAGGTCGACGGTGTGTTGGATCGACAGGCCGGCGCTGCTCGGGGTGATCTGCTGCAGGCGGCGTTGCCAGTCCGGATCGCTGACCACCGAGGCGAGGATCGGGCCCAGGTAGAGCACCGCGAGCACGACGCCGACGCCGGTGGGCGCGTCGCGTACCGCCGCCGCCAGACCCAGGCTCAGCAGCGCGACCAGGGTCAGGTAGAGCACCGAACCGGTCACCGCCCGCAGCGTCGCGCCGTTGGTCAGCGACAGCTGGGCCGCGGTGAAGCCGTGGTCCGGCATGATCAACCGGCCGGCGAGCCAGGCGCCGAGGACGCCGGGCACCGCGGCGGCCAGCGTCGCCCCCGCCACCACCACGGACTTGGCCGCCAGCACCCGCGCGCGGGACGGCATCGCGGCCAGGGTCGTGCGGATCACGCCGGTGCGGTACTCGTCGCCGACCACCATCACCGCCAGCACCGCGACCACGGCCTGGCCCAGTTGCACGCCGGTCAGGGCGATCCGAGGGCCGTCCAGGGTGCAGGCCGGCGCCGGGCAGGTCACCGCAGCCGCGGTGGCGGCGCTCAGGGCCGCGGTCAGGACCGCGGCCGCGACGACCAGCCAGGCCGGGCCCGCCACCGTGCGCAGCTTGGTCCATTCGGCGTGCAACGCGGCGGTCATGCGTCCCTCCGGCGCAGCAGCACCGCGGCCAGCGCCAGCGCCGCGGCGGTCCAGCCGCACAGCACCGCGAAGCCGCCCCACAGGGGGAGGGGGAAGTAGCCGAACGCCGGGGTGTACGCCTGGTGCACCTGCGGCCAGACCGGCACCGTCTGCTGGATGGCGAACGCCGCCGCCGGGGTCAACCGCAGCACCCACTGCGCCGGCACGACGGGCAGCACCGCCGCCACCGAAAGGATGTAGGGCAACGTGGTGAGCACGACCACCGCCGCCACCGCGCCGGCCCCGCGCCGCAGGATCGTGCCGATCGCCAGGGCGAACACCGCCGCCACGGCCAGCAGGGCGGCCGTGCCGGCGACGAGCCGCAGCTGCGTCGCCCAGCCGACCGGATAGTGGTCGCCGCCCCGGAACGCCGAGCCGACGAACAGCGCCGCCGTGGTCGCGACCAGGCCGACGGCGAACGTGATCCCGCCGAGCACCACCGCCTTCGCGGCCAGCACCCGCACCCGGCCGGGCGTCGTGGCGAACGTGGTGCGGACCAGCCCGCGCCGGTACTCGGTCGTGACGAACAGGACTCCGAGCACCGCGAGCACCGTCAGCGCCGCGAAGCCGCCGACCAGCGTCTGCTCCAGCTTGGGCCCCGCGCCGCCGCCGGCCGGCGCGACGTCGCCGGCCGCGTTGACGGTGACGGTGTCGCCGGAGCGGCTCGACCCGAGCCCGTCAGGGTCATCGCGATCGTCACCCAGTGTCAGCGTGCGCCAGTCGCCGCCGGCGCCGGCCACCGTCAGGTTGTCGAACGTGCCGGTCGCGATGACCTTCCCCCCGATGCTGCTCGTGCCGCCCAGGAACTGGTCGAACTCCTCGTGCGGCGGCGTCGCGACGAAGATGCCGGCGGTCGCCGCGCCGGTGGGCACGGCCGCCGACCCGACCCGGGTCCAGGCGCTGCCGTCGACGGACGCGTACGCCGTGACCGTCCCACCGGCCCGAACGAGCCGCAGCCAGCGGGCGTCGCGCGGCCCGGCGAGGTCGTGCACGAAGTCGTGCTGCAGGCGTACGCCGTGTGCTCCGGTCACCATCACCGCCGCGTAGGGCGACCCGGGCGCGGTGCCGGACTTGACGATCAGGCCGGCCTTGGCCCACGGCTCGGCCGCGGCACCCGGCGAGGCGGGCGGCGCGGCGCCGTCCGGACCCGGCAACGAGAGCCCGCTGCCGGTCAACGACGCCACCCGCACCGTCAGCGTGCCGTCGCCGGCGAGACCCTGCGCGAACAGCGTCGGGCCGTCGATCACCGGCGTGCCGTCGGGACCCTTCGGGGGCTCGCCACCACCGCGCGGCCCGCCGGTGTCGCTGGTGCCCGCCCCGGCCAGCATGGCGAAGAACACCATCAGCACGACCGCGACCCCGCACCCGACGAGCCACCCGCGAACGGACCGGAACTTGGTCAACTCGGCCCGGACGAGCCACCCGAAGCCGCTCATCCCGCCACCTCCGAAGCCCGGAACTCGACGGCGTCGCGGGTCAGCTCCATGTAGGCCTCCTCGAGGGTCGCCCGGTGCGCGGAGATCTCCGAGAACGGCACGCCCGCCTCGCTCAGCAGCGTCACCACGCGGTCGGCCGGCAGACCTTCGACGGTGAGCACGTCCCGGTCGGTGGCCGCGACCGTGGCCCCGGCCCGGGCCAGCGCGGTCATCGCCTCGGCGCGGGCGCTCGTACGCAGCGTGACCCGGTCCTGCGACGCCGCGGCGATCAGCTCGGCGACGCTGGTGTCGGCGACGACCGTGCCCCGGCCGACGACGACCAGGTGGCCGGCGGTGTCCTGGAGCTCGCTCATCAGGTGGCTGGAGACGAGCACGGCCCGGCCCTCGGCGGCCAGCGCGCGCAGGAAGCCGCGCATCCACCGGATCCCCTCCGGGTCGAGCCCGTTGAACGGCTCGTCGAGCATCAGCACCGGCGGGTCGCCGAGCAGCGCGCCGGCCACGCCGAGCCGCTGCCGCATGCCGAGCGAGTAGCCGCCGGCCCGGCGCCGGCCGACGTCGGCCAGACCGGTCAGCCGCAGCACCTCGTCGACCCGCGTCCCGCGCAGGCCCTGCGAGTGGGCCTGCCAGAGCAGGTGGTCGCGGCCGCTGCGGGCCGGGTGGAGGGCCGACGCGTCGAGCAGCGCGCCGACGTGCCGCAGCGGTGTGCGCAGGCTGCGGTACGGGCGCCCCCCGACGAGGGCCGTGCCGCGGTCGACCCGGTCCAGCCCGAGCACGACCCGCATGGTGGTGGACTTGCCGGCGCCGTTGGGCCCGACGAACGCGGTGACCCGCCCCGGCGTGACGGTGAACGTCATCCCGTCCAGCGCGACGGTCGACCCGTACCTCTTGTGCAGGCCGTCGACCTCGATGGTGGCTTCCATGACCGCAGACGCTACGAACCGCGGCGGCCGTGGTCGTCCCGCGTGGGAGCCATCTTCGGCGTCACCGACAGGAGGGGTGCGCGCGTCCCTGGCACGAGGGACGACCTCGGCGCGAGCAGCGGACAGAATGGCAGCGTGCGGAACCTGCAGGCGGCCACGCTGGCGCTCACGGTCGCCGCCGTCGTCGAGGCGCTGGTCCGCACGGCGCCGGCCGACCCGCCGTTCCTGGTGCTCGTCGGCGCGCTGGCGATGGCGTCGACGGCGCCGCTGGCCCTGCGCAACGCGACCGTCGCCGCGGCGGTCGTCACCGTCGCCATGACCGTCTCGATCGCCGGGTTCCGGCTCGCCACCGTGGCCGGCGTGCTGGCGCAGCTCGTCGCGGCCTACCTCGCCGGCCGCCGCGGCGCCCTCGCGATCGCCGTGCCGCTCGGCCTGCCGTTCCTGGTGCTGGCCTTCGGCCACCCGGTCGCGGTGGTGCTCGCCGGGCTCGTGCCGGCGTGCGCGCTGGCCGGCGCCGCCCGCCGGGTCAGCCGGGCCGACGCCGCGCACCTGGCCGCCCGCGACGCGTACGCCGGGACGCTCGTCGAACACACCGCCCGCGGCGAGCGGGCAAGGATCGCCCGCGAGCTGCACGACGTGGTCGCGCACCACATCTCGATGATCTCCGTGCAGGCCGAGAACGCGCGGTTCACGACACCCGGGCTGCCGGCGGCCGGCGCGGAGCGGTTCGCCGCGATCGGCGGCACGGCGCGGGCGGCGCTGACCGAGATGCGCCGGCTGCTGGGCGTGCTGCGCGCCGACGCCGCGCCGGTGACGCCGGAACGGCGGCCGCAGCCGGGCCTGCGCGAGCTGGCCGCGCTGCTCGACGAGGCGCGCGACGCCGCGGGCAGCGGGGCGCGGCTGATCCTGCGCGGGCCGCCGGTGCCGTTGGACCCGGGAGTGGAGCTCGCGGCATACCGCATCGTGCAGGAGGCCCTGACCAACGCCCGCCGGCACGCGCCCGGCGCCGCCGTCGACGTCGAGATCACCTATCGTGCCGACGGGCTCGGCCTCCGGATCCGCGACAACGGTCCGGGGCCCGAGGGGGCCGCCGCCGGGCACGGCCTGTCGGGGATGCGCGAACGGGCCGTGGCGGTCGGCGGCCGGCTGCGCACGGGCGTGGCCGGGCCGGCCGGCGGGTTCGTCGTGGAGGCCACGCTGCCGATCCGGGAGGACACATGATCCGCGTAGTGGTGGCCGACGACCACGAGGTGGTGCGGGGCGGTTTCGCCGGCCTGCTCGCCACGCAGCCCGACATCGAGGTGGTCGGCACGGCCGCCGACGGCGCTGAGGCGGTGCGGGTCTGCGCGACGGCGGCGCCGGACGTGGTGCTGATGGACGTCCGCATGCCCGGCGTCGACGGCATCGAGGCGACCCGGCGGCTGACCGCGTCGGCGGCCCACCCGCGGGTGCTCATCCTGACGACCTTCGACCTGGACGAGTACGTCTACGACGCGATCCGGGCCGGCGCCAGCGGCTTCCTGCTCAAGGACGTCCGGGCCGAGGCGCTCTTCGACGCGGTCCGGGTGATCGCCGCCGGCGAGGCCCTGCTCGCCCCGACCGTGACCCGCCGCCTCATCAGCGAGTTCGCCCGCGCCCACCGCCCGTCGGCACCGTCACCGGTGGCGCTGTCGGCGCTGACGCCCCGCGAGACGCAGGTGCTGCGCCTGGTCGCGGAAGGCCTGTCGAACCCGGAGATCGCCGCCCGCCTGGTGGTCACCGAGGAGACGGTCAAGACCCACGTCAGCCGCATGCTCACGAAACTGGGCCTCCGCGACCGCACCCAGGCCGTGGTCGCCGCCTACGAAACCGGCCTCGTCATCCCCGGCGCCCGCGACTAGGGCGCGTCAAGGATCAGGCGCGCGGCGTACGGACGGCGTCAAGGGCCTGTTCCTCCCCACCGCGGGCGGCGCACGATCGGTGGCATGAGCGGAGAGGTCGAGGCGGTCGTCCTGGTGTGGCTCAACCGGGCTCAGGACGCGCCGTGTCTGGAGGCCCACCTGGCCGGGCGGCCGGAGGTGGTCGACGCCGTCTGGGTGGCGGCCGACTCCGATGCCGTCGTGCGGGTGCGGTGCGCCGACATGGCGGCCCTCGACGACCTGGTCCGCGGGCTCCGGCACCACGCCGGAGCCGGGCGCACGCTGACCCACCTCGTGCTGCGTCCTTTCGATCCGCACCACACAAGGAGCAGGCATGAGCCTCTCGGATCTCATCCCGTCCCTGCGGACCTCGCTGCCACCGCAGCGGCTCTGCGCTGAGATCTGGCCGGCGTCGACCCGCCACACCGGGCACGGCGCGATCAGCGTCGGCGGGGTCGACCTCGCGACGCTGGCGGAGGAGCACGGCACACCGGCGTACGTCATCGACGAAGGCGAAGTGCGTGACCACTGCCGGGAGTACGGCGCGGCGTTCGGGCCGGGGCGGGTCGTCTACGCGGCGAAGGCGTTGACGAGTCGGGCCGTGCTGCGGTGGGTCCGCGAGGAAGGGCTGGGGCTGTCGGTCTGGTCCGAGGGGCAGCTGTCGGTCGCCGCGGCGGTCGGCTTCCCGGCGGAGCGGATCGTGCTGCACGGCGACGCCAAGACGCCGGCCGACCTGCGGGCGGCGTTGGACTACGGCGTCGGGCGGGTGGTGATCGAGTCGGCGTCGGAGGTGACCCGGCTCGCCGCCCTCGCCGAGCGGCGGCAGGAGGTGCTGATCCGGGTGTTGCCGCCCCACGACGAGCTGTTCGACGGTGGCGCCGGGATTCCCGCGGCCCGGGACGCCGACCGGTTCGGCGTGTGCGCGCCCGGCGCGGCGTTCGACGACCTCGTGCGGCGGATCGTGGCCCAGCCGAAGCTCGCGCTGGTCGGGCTGGACTGTTACGTCGGCTCGCAGATCAGCCGGTTCGGCGGCTACGAGCGGGCGATCCAGCGGCTGGTCGCGGTGGCGGGGCACCTCGCGCGTACCCACGGGATCCTGGTCCGGGAGATCAACATCGGTGGGGGTCAGGCCGCCCCCGCTGTCGACGGCGAGTCCCCCTTCGCCGTCGCCGCGTTCGCAGGCCGGGCCCGGGCGGTCCTGGGTCTGGCCTGCGAACGCGCCCACGTGCCGGAGCCTGACCTGGTGGTCACCCCGGGGCGGGCGGTCGTGGCGCGGGCCGGGGTGGCCCTGTACCGGGTCGTGGCGGTTCGCCGCGAGCCGGAGGGTGCCCAGCTCGTCGCCGTCGACGGTGGGCTGAGCGACAACCCCCGGCCGGCCCTCTACGGCGCCCGCTACACGGCCGTCCTGCTCGGCCGGGCCGGCGCCGGCCCCGCGGTGTCGAGCACGATCGTCGGCCGGCACGACGAGGCCGGCGACGTGCTCGCCCGGTCGGTGCCGCTCCCGGCCGACCTGCGGCCCGGTGACCTGCTGGCGGCGCCGGGGGCGGGGGCCTACCAGCTGCCGCTCGCGTCGAACTACAACCTGGTCGGGCGGCCGCCGCTGATCGCGGTGCGGGACGGTGTCGCGCGGGTCATCGTGCGCCGGGAGACCATCGACGACGTGCTGAGCCGCGATCTGGCGTAAATCCGCTGGCTTGGCGGCGGTGCTGCCGGCGATGATGGATCGCCATGGACGTGTCGCTGTTGCTCGCCTTCGTCGTGGCGTGCGCCCTGTTGTCCCTGGCGCCCGGGCCCGACCTGCTGTTCGTCGTGGCCAACGGGGTGGCCGGCGGGCGCCGGGCCGGGGTGCTGGCCGCCCTCGGCATGTCCACCGGCCTGGCCATCCACACGGTCGCGGCGGCGTTCGGGTTGGGCGCGCTGATCCAGGCGGCCCCACAAGCCTTGACCGTCGTACGCCTCGCCGGCGCCGTGTTCCTCCTCTACCTGGCCGTGGCGACGTGGCGGGCCAGCCGCGCGGCGGCCGAACCGACCGCGGTGGTGCCCCGTCGTTCGCTGCGCCGCACCTACCTCATGGCGACGCTGACCAACCTGGCCAACCCCAAGGTGATCCTGTTCTACCTGGCCTTCGTCCCGCAGTTCCTGGGCACCGGGCCAGGCGCCTGGCCGGTCACCGCGCAGCTGATGACGCTCGGGCTGGTGTTCATCGTGATCGGGCTGGCCGTCGACGGCACCGCGGGGCTGCTGTCCGGCGCGCTCGCCGAGAAGATCGCCGCGCGGCCGGGCTTCCGCCGTGGCATGGAGCGACTGTCGGCCGCCGTATTCGCCGGCCTGGCCGCCCGCCTGGTGCTCGACTCCCGCTAGGGTCGCTGTCCGACCTCGCCCTTCGGCGGCTCGTAGACGACCGCCCACGGCTGGGCCCGGGACGTCCCGGCGACCGGACGGATCGGCTCGGGGCCCGCGAGGATGGCGGCCGCGACCGCGCCGAACGTCGGCGCCGCCGGATGGGGGGAGCGGTCCGGCCAGACCGCCGAGGTGCGGCGTTCCAACCCCTCGCCGGCGAGGGGGCGCCACGCGACGCGGGGCTCGCGCCGGGCGGTGGTTTCCGGTTCGAAGGCCACGCACTGCCGGCCCAGCACCAGGCCGAGCAGGAAGTCGGGGTTGCGGGCGTGCCGGATCCGGCCCGGGGTGAAACCGTGGTGGCGGCAGGCGTCGAGGATGGCGTCGTACCACTCGGGCGCCGTGGCCCGCGGGAAGACCGCCAGGTCGTGCCCGGCCAGGTCGGCCAGGTCGAGCTCGCGGAGGCGGGCCAGCGGTGACGTGCGCGGCAGCACCACCCCGAGGCGGGCGCCGACCACCGGGCCGGCCCG
Protein-coding regions in this window:
- the lysA gene encoding diaminopimelate decarboxylase, encoding MSLSDLIPSLRTSLPPQRLCAEIWPASTRHTGHGAISVGGVDLATLAEEHGTPAYVIDEGEVRDHCREYGAAFGPGRVVYAAKALTSRAVLRWVREEGLGLSVWSEGQLSVAAAVGFPAERIVLHGDAKTPADLRAALDYGVGRVVIESASEVTRLAALAERRQEVLIRVLPPHDELFDGGAGIPAARDADRFGVCAPGAAFDDLVRRIVAQPKLALVGLDCYVGSQISRFGGYERAIQRLVAVAGHLARTHGILVREINIGGGQAAPAVDGESPFAVAAFAGRARAVLGLACERAHVPEPDLVVTPGRAVVARAGVALYRVVAVRREPEGAQLVAVDGGLSDNPRPALYGARYTAVLLGRAGAGPAVSSTIVGRHDEAGDVLARSVPLPADLRPGDLLAAPGAGAYQLPLASNYNLVGRPPLIAVRDGVARVIVRRETIDDVLSRDLA
- a CDS encoding LysE family translocator, with protein sequence MDVSLLLAFVVACALLSLAPGPDLLFVVANGVAGGRRAGVLAALGMSTGLAIHTVAAAFGLGALIQAAPQALTVVRLAGAVFLLYLAVATWRASRAAAEPTAVVPRRSLRRTYLMATLTNLANPKVILFYLAFVPQFLGTGPGAWPVTAQLMTLGLVFIVIGLAVDGTAGLLSGALAEKIAARPGFRRGMERLSAAVFAGLAARLVLDSR
- a CDS encoding LysR family transcriptional regulator → MNLGRQLRQFLVVAEELHFGRAAQRLRIAQPPLSQAIARLERELGVALFDRSRRQVALTGAGRLLTAEAPALLAAEERLRLVMRKAGDGEIGTLRAGVPPELPAATLQALLAGMAERAPGLDVDLHELTSAEQLRMLAEARLDVGLVHHPVDLADGLRAGPVVGARLGVVLPRTSPLARLRELDLADLAGHDLAVFPRATAPEWYDAILDACRHHGFTPGRIRHARNPDFLLGLVLGRQCVAFEPETTARREPRVAWRPLAGEGLERRTSAVWPDRSPHPAAPTFGAVAAAILAGPEPIRPVAGTSRAQPWAVVYEPPKGEVGQRP